The proteins below come from a single Caulobacter flavus genomic window:
- a CDS encoding ATP-dependent Clp protease proteolytic subunit produces MAKPTRRAHACDLSILDAPQVVVCGEITEDLYADFRAQTANAARDDLVVVAMTTLGGDPEVARAMAEEVRAHARSNARQRWIFLGRAVVYSAGVTFMSAFARSDRYLSRDCRLMIHERQIHKTLEIHGPLSACMASAQALVHEIENGMAIQDEGFADLVKDASLPLETLRLRVRDNWYLDAAEALSLGLVEGLV; encoded by the coding sequence GTGGCAAAGCCCACTAGGCGGGCGCACGCTTGCGATCTTTCCATCCTGGACGCGCCTCAGGTTGTGGTTTGCGGTGAGATCACCGAAGATCTTTACGCCGATTTCCGCGCGCAGACGGCCAACGCCGCCCGCGATGATCTGGTCGTGGTGGCGATGACCACCCTGGGCGGCGATCCCGAAGTGGCCAGGGCCATGGCCGAGGAGGTCAGGGCCCACGCTCGCTCTAACGCGCGGCAACGCTGGATCTTCCTCGGCAGGGCGGTGGTCTATTCGGCCGGCGTGACCTTTATGAGCGCCTTTGCCAGGTCGGATCGTTATCTCTCCCGGGACTGTCGCCTGATGATCCACGAGCGGCAGATCCACAAGACGCTCGAGATCCATGGCCCTCTGAGCGCCTGTATGGCCTCGGCCCAGGCTCTTGTTCATGAGATCGAGAACGGCATGGCTATCCAGGACGAGGGTTTCGCCGATCTGGTGAAGGATGCAAGCCTGCCCCTGGAGACCCTTCGTCTGCGCGTGCGCGACAACTGGTATCTGGACGCGGCCGAGGCGCTGTCGCTCGGTCTGGTCGAAGGCCTCGTCTAG